The Gadus chalcogrammus isolate NIFS_2021 chromosome 10, NIFS_Gcha_1.0, whole genome shotgun sequence genome contains a region encoding:
- the LOC130390968 gene encoding uncharacterized protein LOC130390968, whose translation MGDVTVPCLIDTGSMVTTMTESFFRKHFHHLQTRDCRWLGHKAANGLDIPYIGYIELDVRVLGQCIPGRGILIVKDPENSTLKDRKLLTTGILGMNVIGECYQILFRQHGPQLFLSPPVQSAAPAARRALRHCELIQAIENAPKPFKVKVHGKLPVCLEAGALTMVPVTCPQLESAEFLLEPLGFDEEQLPEGLLLSPTLVPAKRGFLYAPVVNVGSTKVWLSPRRPIGTVQVVAAAATETGTSISVNPSWEECQAYVSTQEVAECSSGPEPMMPAFQGLSQQQATEARALFAQYSDIFSRGDGDLGCTSLISHEIPLLDDAPVRQPYRRIPPSQYETVKAHIQQLLDSQVIRESSSPYSSPIVLVTKKDGSLRLCVDYRQLNAKTRRDAYPLPRIEESLDALSGPKWFSTLDLASGYNQVPMVERDIPKTAFCTPFGLFEFNRMAFGLCNAPGTFQRLMERMFGDCRYQSVLLYLDDIIVFSTTVQQHLERLGEVFSRLQKQGLKVKVSKCSFFQHQERLTSAPVLAYADFSKPFILEVDASHGGLGAILSQEHQGKVRPVAFASRGLRAAERNMENYSSMKLELLAVKWAVTEKFREYLLGNHFTILTDNNPLSHLHTAKLGATEQRWASQLASFNFTLRYWPGKDNQNALSRQYLERFTFGTEVPALGTLTSLVPMPAIEGLCREVVHRSEMRGVPAGVQPGQSGIPGFAQEGEIPIDSPARDDPPAGNDDETRDAVIWYDAEHEPQEPQPAPTCPLVAEEIDMDPIDMGCRRKPQWRCAAQRDLQQGSIPIRTVYPRQ comes from the exons ATGGGAGATGTAACTGTTCCCTGCTTGATTGACACTGGGTCGATGGTGACTACCATGACCGAGAGTTTCTTTAGAAAACATTTTCATCATCTACAAACGAGGGACTGTAGATGGCTCGGGCATAAGGCCGCTAATGGATTAGACATCCCCTATATTGGCTACATAGAGTTGGACGTACGGGTACTGGGGCAATGCATTCCGGGAAGGGGTATCTTAATTGTTAAAGACCCAGAGAATAGCACTCTTAAAGACCGCAAGCTCTTGACCACAGGGATACTAGGAATGAATGTAATTGGGGAGTGTTATCAGATTCTTTTTAGACAACATGGGCCAcagctcttcctctcccctccggtGCAGTCGGCGGCGCCAGCAGCCAGACGCGCACTGAGACACTGTGAACTGATCCAGGCCATTGAAAATGCACCGAAGCCGTTCAAAGTGAAAGTCCATGGGAAGTTGCCAGTCTGCCTTGAGGCAGGAGCCCTAACCATGGTCCCAGTTACATGCCCCCAGCTCGAGTCTGCAGAGTTTTTGCTGGAGCCCTTGGGCTTTGACGAAGAGCAGTTGCCCGAAGGTCTACTGCTGTCCCCTACCTTGGTGCCGGCAAAAAGGGGATTCCTATATGCACCGGTAGTTAATGTTGGGAGCACAAAAGTGTGGCTGTCCCCACGGCGCCCCATTGGCACTGTACAAGTTGTGGCTGCGGCCGCGACAGAAACCGGTACCTCAATATCAGTCAATCCATCATGGGAAGAGTGTCAGGCCTATGTTTCCACACAGGAGGTGGCTGAGTGCTCTAGTGGTCCCGAGCCCATGATGCCAGCCTTCCAGGGGTTGTCTCAGCAACAAGCTACTGAGGCCAGGGCTCTTTTTGCCCAGTACAGCGACATATTTTCCCGAGGGGATGGAGATCTAGGATGCACGTCTTTAATCAGCCACGAGATTCCCCTGCTCGATGATGCTCCGGTTCGGCAACCATACCGAAGAATCCCACCCTCTCAGTATGAAACCGTAAAGGCGCACATTCAACAGCTCTTGGATAGCCAAGTCATCAGAGAAAGTAGCAGCCCCTACTCTTCTCCTATAGTCCTGGTGACCAAGAAGGATGGGAGTTTGCGCCTTTGCGTCGATTATCGCCAACTAAATGCAAAAACCCGCCGTGACGCTTACCCCCTTCCTCGTATAGAAGAGTCTCTAGATGCCCTTTCAGGACCAAAATGGTTTTCTACCTTGGACCTTGCGAGTGGCTATAATCAGGTCCCAATGGTGGAACGGGATATACCGAAGACTGCCTTCTGTACACCTTTTGGCCTGTTCGAGTTCAATAGAATGGCCTTTGGCCTGTGTAACGCACCCGGAACATTCCAGCGCTTGATGGAACGCATGTTCGGGGATTGCAGATACCAGTCCGTCCTACTGTACCTGGATGATATTATCGTCTTTTCCACCACCGTCCAACAGCACCTGGAGAGGCTAGGAGAAGTGTTTTCCCGCCTGCAAAAGCAGGGACTGAAAGTAAAAGTATCAAAATGCAGCTTCTTCCAGCATCAG GAGCGACTCACCTCTGCTCCAGTTCTGGCATATGCCGACTTTTCAAAGCCCTTCATCTTGGAGGTGGATGCCAGCCACGGGGGTCTTGGTGCAATCCTCTCGCAAGAACACCAAGGGAAGGTACGACCTGTCGCATTTGCCAGTCGGGGACTCAGGGCAGCCGAAAGAAACATGGAAAACTACAGCTCCATGAAGCTTGAACTGCTTGCAGTAAAGTGGGCAGTAACGGAAAAGTTCCGTGAATATTTGCTGGGGAACCATTTCACGATCCTCACTGACAATAACCCACTGAGCCACCTGCACACGGCAAAGCTGGGAGCCACGGAGCAACGGTGGGCCTCTCAACTGGCGTCGTTCAATTTTACCCTCCGATACTGGCCGGGTAAGGACAATCAGAATGCCCTCTCTCGGCAGTATTTGGAGCGCTTCACCTTTGGGACCGAGGTCCCTGCATTGGGCACATTGACCAGTCTTGTTCCAATGCCTGCCATAGAGGGCCTGTGCAGGGAGGTG GTGCATCGTTCTGAGATGCGTGGCGTCCCCGCAGGAGTACAGCCCGGACAAAGTGGCATCCCTGGCTTCGCTCAGGAAGGTGAGATCCCCATCGACTCCCCTGCTCGGGACGACCCCCCTGCCGGGAATGACGATGAGACCCGAGATGCAGTCATCTGGTATGATGCGGAACATGAACCCCAagaaccccaacctgctcccaCCTGTCCCTTAGTGGCAGAAGAAATTGACATGGATCCCATTGACATGGGATGCCGGAGGAAACCACAGTGGCGGTGCGCAGCTCAGCGAGACCTACAGCAGGGCAGCATTCCAATCCGCACCGTCTACCCAAGACAATGA